One segment of Anatilimnocola aggregata DNA contains the following:
- a CDS encoding DUF1573 domain-containing protein, translated as MNRVFVVGMSICALCCVAIVALASQSVFLFRHAKTDGLRVVIGERGGAQIAPEYLNPAAFKDDATAPRLPRALVPEKNYDFGIMNPLTEGKHEFFIRNVGTAPLLVDIESTTCKCTVGGVSKKEVEPGGETKVTLEWNTGRNLFFTHGAVVKTNDAFNRTIELVVDGKVRMLVGSNVRELIVPNIEPGQDKDAEFLLYSQLWDELVVADISCGISDLKWQVVAMKPSEAPELDAKVVRRVRVTVPGSLASGDFADSLRIIAKRPKASPVSDSANEQTAASEESEATETEIFELAMHGTVLRRFALFGPVVRGDGVLELGDIRHGRGKKFVIRGKIRDEVRTLGECSVQTTPDFLKATFVERQGEDSAVGLYELHLEIPATAPACQFLGSPEGELVIKSSHPRLGELRYKVQFAITP; from the coding sequence ATGAACCGTGTATTCGTAGTTGGTATGTCAATCTGTGCCCTATGCTGCGTGGCCATTGTTGCCCTGGCATCGCAAAGTGTCTTCCTCTTTAGGCATGCCAAGACTGACGGTCTGCGAGTTGTCATAGGCGAGCGAGGTGGAGCACAGATTGCCCCCGAATACCTCAATCCAGCTGCCTTCAAGGACGACGCCACTGCACCGCGCCTGCCTCGCGCCTTAGTGCCAGAGAAAAATTACGACTTCGGCATCATGAATCCACTTACCGAAGGGAAGCATGAATTTTTCATTCGGAACGTAGGCACCGCCCCACTGCTTGTCGACATCGAATCGACAACCTGCAAATGCACCGTGGGGGGAGTCAGCAAGAAAGAAGTCGAGCCAGGTGGCGAAACCAAGGTTACGCTCGAGTGGAATACTGGCCGCAATCTGTTTTTCACTCATGGCGCGGTGGTCAAAACAAACGATGCGTTTAACCGGACCATCGAACTTGTTGTCGACGGTAAAGTTCGCATGCTGGTCGGCAGCAATGTGAGGGAACTGATCGTCCCGAATATCGAGCCTGGTCAAGATAAAGATGCCGAATTCCTGCTCTATTCTCAGCTTTGGGACGAGCTAGTGGTCGCCGACATCTCTTGTGGCATCAGCGATCTCAAGTGGCAAGTGGTTGCGATGAAGCCAAGCGAAGCGCCCGAGCTCGACGCCAAAGTAGTGCGACGGGTCAGAGTCACAGTTCCAGGTTCGTTGGCCTCGGGCGATTTTGCGGACAGCCTCCGGATTATCGCGAAGCGCCCCAAGGCATCACCGGTGTCTGATAGTGCCAACGAGCAAACCGCTGCGTCGGAAGAATCTGAAGCGACAGAAACAGAGATTTTTGAATTGGCGATGCACGGCACCGTGCTCCGCCGTTTCGCATTATTTGGACCTGTGGTGCGCGGAGACGGAGTCTTGGAGTTAGGAGACATCCGCCACGGTCGCGGTAAGAAGTTCGTTATTCGCGGCAAAATTCGAGACGAGGTACGGACCCTTGGTGAATGCAGTGTGCAAACCACACCAGACTTCCTAAAAGCAACATTTGTCGAACGCCAGGGTGAAGACTCTGCGGTTGGCTTATATGAGCTCCATCTGGAGATTCCGGCGACTGCACCCGCTTGTCAGTTCCTGGGATCCCCCGAGGGGGAATTGGTCATTAAGTCGTCACATCCACGCCTCGGCGAACTGCGCTACAAGGTTCAGTTTGCGATTACCCCGTAG